A stretch of Vannielia litorea DNA encodes these proteins:
- a CDS encoding dimethylsulfonioproprionate lyase family protein → MDTQTAARLTDQPDWLYLLQEFDVLYRHGSSGGSKLIRAHRKRVRDMLSKVVDSAPELRMRPPETKPVVAHLGRALDRGERGAVAGLARALGRVAAGLTWEYGYEKVPPTLARKYAYCEVLGPRGPVVSERLILGFVLFAPKTTYPQHSHADIEESYVSVSGAWSENDAAVHAPGSLILNGSGHEHRITTDETEPCLLAYAWIGPEEKLNAPGMKLTGTRGKRVERGI, encoded by the coding sequence ATGGACACCCAAACCGCCGCCCGCCTCACCGACCAGCCCGACTGGCTCTACCTTCTCCAGGAGTTCGACGTGCTCTACCGCCACGGGTCCTCCGGCGGCAGCAAGCTGATCCGCGCCCACCGCAAGCGGGTGCGCGACATGCTCTCCAAGGTCGTCGACTCCGCCCCCGAGCTGCGGATGCGCCCGCCCGAGACAAAGCCCGTGGTGGCCCACCTCGGCCGCGCGCTGGACCGAGGCGAGCGCGGCGCCGTGGCCGGGCTGGCTCGCGCTCTGGGCCGGGTGGCGGCGGGGCTCACCTGGGAATACGGCTACGAAAAGGTGCCCCCCACGCTGGCCCGCAAATACGCCTACTGCGAGGTGCTCGGCCCGCGCGGCCCGGTGGTGAGCGAGCGCCTGATCCTGGGCTTCGTGCTCTTCGCGCCGAAAACCACCTATCCCCAGCACTCCCACGCCGACATCGAGGAGAGCTACGTGTCGGTCTCGGGCGCCTGGTCGGAGAACGACGCGGCGGTGCATGCGCCCGGCTCGCTCATTCTGAACGGGTCAGGGCATGAACACCGGATCACGACGGACGAAACGGAGCCGTGCTTGCTGGCTTATGCGTGGATCGGGCCGGAGGAGAAGCTGAACGCGCCCGGGATGAAGCTGACCGGGACGCGGGGGAAGAGGGTTGAGCGGGGGATTTGA